GTAACGTTCAATGGTCATTACGGAAGCGCTGTCATTCCTGGGCCTAGCGTACATCACTTTCCAAAGTGTGCTTGAAGTTGTTATAGTCTCATTTGCTGGCTTCTGGTGCACATACTCGGGGCTCCTCCCCAAAGAGGGGCAAAAAATTATATCTAGGTTGAATGTGGACGTCTTCACGCCATGCTTGATCTTCAGCAAGTTGGCTAAGTCCTTATCAATTGCAAAAATTCTGGAGATAGGGATCATCCCTGTATTCTATGCTATTTCTACAGGTATCTCTTTCGTCTCTGGTAAAGCGCTGGCGATGCTCCTCCATCTCGACGTTGATGAGACAAACTTTGTGGTTGCCAACTCTATCTTCGGGAATAGCAATTCGCTTCCAGTGTCCCTCACGCTCTCGTTAGCATATACCCTTCCCGGGTTGGAATGGGACCAGATCCCCAATGATACCAAGGACAGCATAGCATCCAGAGGTATCTTATACCTGCTCATCTGGCAGCAAATAGGACAGGTTTTAAGATGGACGTGGGGCTATAACAAGCTCATGCGGTGGTCCGGCGAGCGCGACAACGAGGTCAGACAGTCCCTACTCGAGGCGCAATCCGAAGATGCCGTTACACTTGCTGAAGCTGAAAGCGAACTTGCAATCCGCAGCCCTACAGACTTCGACGAAAACAGTACGTCCGCCCCATCCATAACATCGATCGACAGGCTGAAGACGACTGTTCTGCATGGCGTTAACCGGGTTCGCGGGTTCATGAACCCTCCCCTATACGCCATGGTCCTGTCGGTGATCGTGGCTTCAATTCACCCCTTACAGCACGAACTATTCCATGCGGATGGATTCATCAACAACACCCTAAGTGAAGCCGTTAATGAGCTTGGCGCTCTTTCTATCCCCCTCATATTGGTTGTTCTCGGATCTAACTTGTACCCGTCCCACGACGTTTCGCCAAAGTCGCATAACTACAAGAAAATCGTGTTTGCATCCATCGTTGGGCGTATGATTTTCCCTTCCTTGTTGCTCCTACCGTTGATTGCTGCCTGTGTGAAGTTTATCAATGTCAGTATTTTGGACGACCCCATTTTCCTTGTAGTGGGCTTTATTTTAACCGTCGCCCCGCCTGCCATCCAGCTTACGCAAATCACACAGTTGAATGAGTTCTTTGAAGCAGAAATGGCAGGCGTATTGTTCTGGTGTTATGTTATACTAGCACTACCAATGAGCATTTTGGTTGTTAGCGGAGCAATCTCCGTGTTGCGCTGGGCTGAAGCTTGAATCCCTTGGCAACTCTGTGGATGCCTGCCAGTACTGTGCGCAGTGTATAGATATGTTTTATAAGAGTTCAATATGAAGGTCTGCTATGCAGATTAATTTGTTTATCTACATGTGTTGAGAGCAATGGCAGATCTACCTTTCTTGGCATTCTGTGGTTGCAGCAGAACCGTTGTCCTGGTAATGACCATCAGATCAATCTTGCTGCAGTTGCGGTTGTGTGGCCGAGCGGTCTAAGGCGCCTGATTCAAGTGTATGCTTACAGCTGTTCACAGCTGAACACTCAGGTATCGTAAGATGCAGGAGTTCGAATCTCCTCGCAACCAATATTTTTGACTGCGTGTACTTCCATAGGTGTGTGTTTATAAAGAAGCCTCACGCCCCCGTCCCTGCACATCCTCTTTAGCTTAGTGGTAGAGCGTCGCACTTGTAATGCGAAGGTCACTAGTTCA
This is a stretch of genomic DNA from Eremothecium gossypii ATCC 10895 chromosome VI, complete sequence. It encodes these proteins:
- a CDS encoding uncharacterized protein (Non-syntenic homolog of Saccharomyces cerevisiae YBR287W), with the protein product MVITEALSFLGLAYITFQSVLEVVIVSFAGFWCTYSGLLPKEGQKIISRLNVDVFTPCLIFSKLAKSLSIAKILEIGIIPVFYAISTGISFVSGKALAMLLHLDVDETNFVVANSIFGNSNSLPVSLTLSLAYTLPGLEWDQIPNDTKDSIASRGILYLLIWQQIGQVLRWTWGYNKLMRWSGERDNEVRQSLLEAQSEDAVTLAEAESELAIRSPTDFDENSTSAPSITSIDRLKTTVLHGVNRVRGFMNPPLYAMVLSVIVASIHPLQHELFHADGFINNTLSEAVNELGALSIPLILVVLGSNLYPSHDVSPKSHNYKKIVFASIVGRMIFPSLLLLPLIAACVKFINVSILDDPIFLVVGFILTVAPPAIQLTQITQLNEFFEAEMAGVLFWCYVILALPMSILVVSGAISVLRWAEA